Genomic window (Thomasclavelia spiroformis DSM 1552):
ATATGATGCGTTCTAATATCTTTTTCAAAATCACCTTTTACAAATAATATTTGATTAGAAACATCATTTCCTCGATAAATTAATTCTTTTTCTTTTAATACATCAATATATGGTACAATATCAATTAAATTATATACACCAATCACAATATCAATAATGGGCTTTGCATGTATTGAAGCAATAGCTGTGCTTCCAATGTGCTGAATATCAATAGCAACATTACCTAAGAAGTCTTTTAACTCTTTAATTGTTCGATTTGCTTCGTTGTCCCATTTTTCCTGATGAATTATCAATTTTACAGTACCTCTTTTTAAACCTATCATACAATTAAATCTTTCTTATTAATTTACCTTACTTTTCCATAAATACATAAATCATAAATGTTTTCGTTTTTAATAACTGCTTTTTCCATTACTCCTTCAAGTATAAAACCATTCTTTTCTAGCACTTTTCTTGACGCAATATTTGGTTTATATACAAGTCCTGTAATACGAATAATATCTAATTTTTCAAAAGCAATTTCGCAAACCTGTCTTACAGCTTCGCTCATGACTCCTTTTGAACATACCTCTTGTAATAGATAATAACCAATTTCAGAATCTTTTCGATATACATCTTCCTTTTGTTCGACTGATATTGTACCTACGACTTTTCCATTAAAAACAATTTCTCGAAATACGCCTTTTTTATCATCATTTTCTTTGACCATATTCAACCACCATTGGGCAGATTTATTTGTATATGGGTTAGGTAGCCTGTCTGATAAATAACCTCTATCAATCGAATTACACATTGCGATAAGAGAGTCTTTATCTTCAAGAGTCCATTTTCTTAGCTCAACATTCATATCTAACACCTCATTTATAAATTCTAATTTATCCGTTTCTTCATACCAATATTATAACAATTCCATATATCCGCCACAACCAAAATTAGCATATCTGCATACTAGAAAGAGCCAACGAACAAACGAAAAATACTTATATAAATATGTGAACACATTTGGAAACACAAAATATATGTGTGCTAGGAGCATTGATACAATCAAGCCCTCTGATACTAAAGAAATAGGTATTATACATAAAAGATAAAGGCTTTTCTTATAATAATATGCATGTTAAAAGCACCTTCTACATAGCCAAGTAAGATGATTATGTAAGAAAAAACCTCCTTTAATCTCAAATTGAGTGAGGTAAAAAATAATACCAAAGAGAAAATCACATTTACAAAGGAACAAGAATAAATTGTATTTTGTTACTTTGATATATAATTATCTACAAATATTTTTCTTTTAAAACTTTGTTTGTAGTTGTGGTATAATATGCAAACGGAGGTAGTTTATGAAACTTTTATTTGTTTGGTTAATTAATACTATTATTGTTTTGCCTTTTAAAGTCATTAGATTAGTTATTAAAATTATTTATCAAATTATTAAAAATATCTATTTTAATAACTTAAATTTGGACTATATCAATAATCTTGATGGTTACCAATTTGAAGCATTTACAAAAATATTATTAGAAAAAAATGGCTTTAAAGATGTTCATATTTCAAAAAGCAGTAATGATTATGGTATTGATATCCTTGCAAAAAAAGATAATTATACATACGCAATTCAATGTAAACGATATAATAAACCCGTTGGCATTAAAGCTATTCAAGAAGCAATTGCTGGCTGTGTTTATTATCAATGTGACATCCCGGTTGTTTTTACTAATAATATTTTTTCTAAAGCAGCTATAAATTTAGCTAATATTAATGATGTTGAACTATGGGATCATGATATGTTATGCTATTTTTTAAAGAAGTCAAAATTGTTATCAAAAAACATCCCTTTTTATTATCCTATTATTTCTTTATTAATAACTATTTTATTGTGTTATGTTTATTTTATATATAATCAATTATTAATAATTTTATTGATTAGTATCTTTATTTTTATAAGTATTTTAATTAAAATGATCAACAACAAAAAAAAGACTTTGCTTATTACCACAAAGCCAAAAATCCATGATTATAGCGATACTATAAATTAGTATCGCTAATTATTTGTTTTTGTTTATATCGATAAAAAATCAAACAAAGTAAAGCAAAAACCACAATTATTAAAACAATCAAGATAAAACAATGCATAAAAAATGTTTCTGGTAAAATTGTAATAACCGGATCAGTTTGATAATCAAAAATCCAAAAATCATTTCTAAAAAAGAGTTTATGAAAAATTATAAATGCCTGATCAAAATCTATTGCTACTAAAAAACCTAATATAGAAGGAATTAAGATTGTTATGATTCCTGTCAATCGTAAAAAACGATATTCTTTTTCTTTAAATCTTTTAATTAGTAAAATTATTGATATTATTCCACTAATCAACATACTTACTTGAATTACTTCAAAAATTGTTTTTACTTCTTGAAAATGAATTCTACCAGCTACAGACATTGCAAAATCAGGTAAATTCAAATTTCCCTGATAAAAAATAGACTGATAATTTATTAATATATCATAATTATCTTTTATTGTTTCAACTGGAAGCCCACTGATTTTATCAATATTTAAATAATTAATATCAAAATAGTATAACTGTTTAAAAAAGACAGTAAATACAATTGCAAATGAAATAATAAAAATCATTAATACAATTGATAAAATAATATCTTTTTTATTATAAGTCATATAAAAATTCTTCCCCTTTTTGTACTTCTACTTTAGATAAATTAGGATAATTTTGTTGTCTTAATACCTCATAAATACAAATTGCTGCACAATTTGATAAATTAAGACTTCTTACCTTATCGCTCATTGGAATTCTTAAACAACTATCTAGATGTTTAGTTAATATTTCCTTTGGAATTCCATCATGTTCATGACCAAAGAATAAATAATGATCTGTAGATGAATCACTAAAATCCTGATCAGTAAAACATAAATGTGAATAGCGGGTAAAAAAGTGATATTCACCAGGATTCTTTCGAACAAATTCCTCGTAATTTTCATATACACGTAAATCTAAATCTTTTACATAATCTAAACCAGCTCTTTTCATTTTTTTATCATCTAAATCAAAACTCATTGGTTTAATAATATGTAAAACAGTGTTTGTTGCTACACAAGTTCTCATAATATTTCCTGTATTTTGAGGGATTGCTGGATGAACTAAAACTATATGATTCATTATAACATCTCCTTTAATATTGAATATAATTTTTTAAGTGCTTTAGCACGATGTGAATACTTATTTTTTTCTTCCATTGGCATCATTGCTGAAGTCATTTTACATGGTGGAAAATAGAAAATTGGATCATAACCAAAACCATTTTCTCCTTCAATTTTATCATTGATTAAACCTTCCATCGTTTCTTCAATAATGATTGGCTCTTTATCAGGAATAACCAAAGCCATTGCGCAAACAAAACGAGCACTACGCTCTTTTCCTTTTATTGCATCAATAATATATTTATTTTTTATATCATAACTTGTATCTTCACCAAGAAAACGTGATGAATATATACCTGGTTGTTTATCTAATGCATCTACTTCTAAACCACTATCATCAGCTAAAACTGGTTTGTTGACAATTTTAGCAATTGTACTAGCTTTTATTAATGCATTTTCTTTAAAAGATGTTCCTGTTTCTTCAATATCTATTTCCTGATCTAAGACATCTTTCATTGATAATACATTAATATCAATATCTTTTAACATTGCTTTAATTTCTTTTAATTTTCCCTGATTAGTTGTTGCTAAAATTAATTCTTTCATTTTTTTACCCCTATTCCTAAAACTTTTTTTACTTTATCAATTGGCATATCTTTTCCTGTCCAAATCTTAAATGATTCAGCCCCTTGATACAATAACATTAATTCACCATTCATAACTTTACATCCCGCATTTTTAGCCATTTGTAAAAGTTTTGTAGTTGCTGGTTGATAAATTATATCAGCTACTTTTAATTGACTAGAAAAATATGATTCATCAGGTACTACTGATTGATCTAGCATTGGTTCCATTCCAACACCAGTAGTATTTATAAATAAGTAACTATTATGCATATCTTGTTTTAATGAATCCAAATCGCTTAATAATTTAAATTTAATTTTACAATTTGTTTCTTTGATTGTATTATTAATAATTTTAATAAATTCAGCTTTTTTACTTCGATTATAAACAATTATCTCACTAGCTCCATCTAATGCCATTTGTACCATAATAGCCTTACATGCCCCACCAGCTCCAACAATCGTTATTTTTTTATTTACAATATCCCAACCTTGTTCATTTATAGCTTTAATAAAGCCTATTCCATCTGTAATTGTACCATAATAGCGATTTTCTATTAATTTAATTGTATTTACAGCATTACATAATCTAGAAGCAGTTGAAATTTCATCTAAATAAGGAATAATGGCTTCTTTATGTGGCATAGAAACATTGCTTCCTTCTACTTTTAATATTTTAAAACTTTTAATAGTATCTTTTAATTGCTCAGATTTAATATCAAAAGCCAAATAAACACTATCGATATTCAATTCTTTAAATGCTAAATTATGCATGATTGGTGATTTTGAATGGTGTGCAGGACTACCAATAAATGCATATAAGCTTGTTGTTGCACTAATTCTTGAATCCATAATTACCTCCTATTTAGAGGATATTATAACACGGTTAATTAAAACTGTGCAGTTATTTAAAAAAATAGTTACATATTGATAAAATATTTATTTGCGAAAAATGTAGTTATTTTGTATAATTTGACATGTTAATAATGAATTTTTAAAGTGAGGAACGAAAATGGGTAAATACAAGTTAGCTGCATTAGATATGGATGGTACTTTATTAAATAGCCAAAAAAATATTACACCTTCAACTATTGAAACAATAAAAAAAGCATTAAAACTAAATAAATACATTGTTTTATCAACTGGCAGAGCTTTAGATGAATTACGTGATTATCATCAACAACTTACTGATATTCCTTATGGTATTTTAGCAAGTGGAGCTTTAATTTATGATTTTAAAGATAACAAAATTATTCATCATGAAACTTTTTTAACATCACAAATCAATAAAATTTTTAAAGCTATCAATCAAGAAAACATCATGATTCATTTCTTTTCAAGTGGTAGATCAATTGTTTCAAAAAAAGATATTTCCAATATGGATAAATATCAAATGAGCATTTATCAACCAATGTTCAAACGTGTTGCAACTACAGTAGATGATATAATCGATTACGCTAAAAATCATCCGATTGAAAAAATAAATCTATATCATCAAAATGAAGCAGCAAGAGCTGAAACTTTTGAAAAATTAAAAGATTTATCACTTTCATTTGCTTTTGCTGAAACAACTTCTTTAGAAATTTCTCCATCAAATGTAACTAAAGGACAAGGATTAATTAAGTTATGTCATTTTTTAGACATTGAGCTTAGTAAAACAATTGCTGTTGGTGATGCTGATAATGATTTAGATGTGTTAAAAACTGCAGGTTTAGCAGTAGCTATGAAAAATGCTAATGATAACGTTAAAAAAATTTGTGATGTAATTGTTGATGATAATGATCATGATGGTTGTAAAGAAGCAATTGAAAAATATCTTATTAAATAAAAAAAGGGAAATAAATCCCTCAAAATAATATATACTATAAGAAGTTTAATTAAACTTCTTTTTTTATAAATAATACTTTTGATAATAGCAAACTCGAAGTAAATCACAAATAGTCATTATCTGATAGTTAAATTCTATTCCATCAAATTTACCAGGAACTTGAATTACATATTTTGATATTTTGTATTCATCAAGAGTATAAGCTTTATTTTGTGTAATTAAAATTGACATTGTTTGATCTAGATCAAATTCTTTTTTTATTTGCATAAATGTATTCATTGAACGACCTGTAGCAGAAATAAAAATAATTACATCGTCTTGATTAATTTTAATATTTTTATCGAAAAAACGATATTGAATTACTGGTTTTCCAAAAGTTACTAAATCTGTCTGTAATTCAACTGTAATTGACATTGGATATAAAGCACCAACTAAGATGATTTGCTTTGCTTTAAAAATCGCTTTACATATAATTGAAATATATTCATTGATGTTATCATCAAAACAATTATTTCCTATTTTTTTAATTATCCATTCACTATCAATCCCTAGCATTCTAGCTCTAATTTGATCAATTCTAATCATATAATCTCGAAGCAAACTACTTTTAAATTCATCAAAATTTTTAAAACCCAATAAATTACAAAAATTTATAATTTTATCTTTATCAATCCTACTTTTTAAACAAACGTCATCAAAACTCATATCTTCAAATTCTAAATAATTATAAACAACAAACTTACAAAAACGATAATAACAATCATCTACTAAACTACCATTTAAATAAGTCAAAATTCTACTAAGTAAAAGATTCATTATTTCCCCTCCTTTTTAATAACAAATACTTCCATTGTATTTAGACATAAACAATTCAATTGCCCATTATCAAATGGTCCTAAACCACCATCAA
Coding sequences:
- a CDS encoding GrpB family protein, with the translated sequence MIGLKRGTVKLIIHQEKWDNEANRTIKELKDFLGNVAIDIQHIGSTAIASIHAKPIIDIVIGVYNLIDIVPYIDVLKEKELIYRGNDVSNQILFVKGDFEKDIRTHHIHVVKWDGIEWNNYINFRDYLNAFPLKAKQYDNLKQGLANKFYNDRKQYTKGKQQLIDNFLIEARIWKGK
- a CDS encoding GNAT family N-acetyltransferase; the encoded protein is MNVELRKWTLEDKDSLIAMCNSIDRGYLSDRLPNPYTNKSAQWWLNMVKENDDKKGVFREIVFNGKVVGTISVEQKEDVYRKDSEIGYYLLQEVCSKGVMSEAVRQVCEIAFEKLDIIRITGLVYKPNIASRKVLEKNGFILEGVMEKAVIKNENIYDLCIYGKVR
- a CDS encoding restriction endonuclease, with amino-acid sequence MKLLFVWLINTIIVLPFKVIRLVIKIIYQIIKNIYFNNLNLDYINNLDGYQFEAFTKILLEKNGFKDVHISKSSNDYGIDILAKKDNYTYAIQCKRYNKPVGIKAIQEAIAGCVYYQCDIPVVFTNNIFSKAAINLANINDVELWDHDMLCYFLKKSKLLSKNIPFYYPIISLLITILLCYVYFIYNQLLIILLISIFIFISILIKMINNKKKTLLITTKPKIHDYSDTIN
- a CDS encoding TIGR01906 family membrane protein, whose product is MTYNKKDIILSIVLMIFIISFAIVFTVFFKQLYYFDINYLNIDKISGLPVETIKDNYDILINYQSIFYQGNLNLPDFAMSVAGRIHFQEVKTIFEVIQVSMLISGIISIILLIKRFKEKEYRFLRLTGIITILIPSILGFLVAIDFDQAFIIFHKLFFRNDFWIFDYQTDPVITILPETFFMHCFILIVLIIVVFALLCLIFYRYKQKQIISDTNL
- a CDS encoding tRNA (cytidine(34)-2'-O)-methyltransferase yields the protein MNHIVLVHPAIPQNTGNIMRTCVATNTVLHIIKPMSFDLDDKKMKRAGLDYVKDLDLRVYENYEEFVRKNPGEYHFFTRYSHLCFTDQDFSDSSTDHYLFFGHEHDGIPKEILTKHLDSCLRIPMSDKVRSLNLSNCAAICIYEVLRQQNYPNLSKVEVQKGEEFLYDL
- the rdgB gene encoding RdgB/HAM1 family non-canonical purine NTP pyrophosphatase — encoded protein: MKELILATTNQGKLKEIKAMLKDIDINVLSMKDVLDQEIDIEETGTSFKENALIKASTIAKIVNKPVLADDSGLEVDALDKQPGIYSSRFLGEDTSYDIKNKYIIDAIKGKERSARFVCAMALVIPDKEPIIIEETMEGLINDKIEGENGFGYDPIFYFPPCKMTSAMMPMEEKNKYSHRAKALKKLYSILKEML
- the aroE gene encoding shikimate dehydrogenase translates to MDSRISATTSLYAFIGSPAHHSKSPIMHNLAFKELNIDSVYLAFDIKSEQLKDTIKSFKILKVEGSNVSMPHKEAIIPYLDEISTASRLCNAVNTIKLIENRYYGTITDGIGFIKAINEQGWDIVNKKITIVGAGGACKAIMVQMALDGASEIIVYNRSKKAEFIKIINNTIKETNCKIKFKLLSDLDSLKQDMHNSYLFINTTGVGMEPMLDQSVVPDESYFSSQLKVADIIYQPATTKLLQMAKNAGCKVMNGELMLLYQGAESFKIWTGKDMPIDKVKKVLGIGVKK
- a CDS encoding Cof-type HAD-IIB family hydrolase, which codes for MGKYKLAALDMDGTLLNSQKNITPSTIETIKKALKLNKYIVLSTGRALDELRDYHQQLTDIPYGILASGALIYDFKDNKIIHHETFLTSQINKIFKAINQENIMIHFFSSGRSIVSKKDISNMDKYQMSIYQPMFKRVATTVDDIIDYAKNHPIEKINLYHQNEAARAETFEKLKDLSLSFAFAETTSLEISPSNVTKGQGLIKLCHFLDIELSKTIAVGDADNDLDVLKTAGLAVAMKNANDNVKKICDVIVDDNDHDGCKEAIEKYLIK
- a CDS encoding MurR/RpiR family transcriptional regulator, which encodes MNLLLSRILTYLNGSLVDDCYYRFCKFVVYNYLEFEDMSFDDVCLKSRIDKDKIINFCNLLGFKNFDEFKSSLLRDYMIRIDQIRARMLGIDSEWIIKKIGNNCFDDNINEYISIICKAIFKAKQIILVGALYPMSITVELQTDLVTFGKPVIQYRFFDKNIKINQDDVIIFISATGRSMNTFMQIKKEFDLDQTMSILITQNKAYTLDEYKISKYVIQVPGKFDGIEFNYQIMTICDLLRVCYYQKYYL